A window from Cryptomeria japonica chromosome 1, Sugi_1.0, whole genome shotgun sequence encodes these proteins:
- the LOC131061081 gene encoding uncharacterized protein LOC131061081, producing the protein MAGTGSASASSSSVANVRNENTPFKIDQDSPLWHYTTMIKPVSGGGGFVWQCNHCGTEYTSSYFRVKGHLCFIPGRGINFCKGSDGKGLSKVLVLGYIREQEEADRRSSKAKTDHPLVHPSSMSKRPSSSIGSTRPAGSHPFMQNPPVDAVENQNVVASRKRGPLDFAFKNELREIADSKIGCCLYGNGLPFNLVRSPYFRDMVHTLCNTPSDYVCPGYEKVRTTLLAKEKASIESQLKVIKDTWQETGVTIVSDG; encoded by the coding sequence atggctggaactggaagtgcaagtgcaagctctagttcaGTTGCAAATGTCCGAAATGAAAATACcccctttaaaattgatcaagattcaccactttggcattatacaacaatgatcaagccaGTGTCTGGTGGTGGGGGTTTTGTTTGGCAATGCAACCATTGTGGCACTGAGTATACCAGCTCATACTTTCGAGTGAAAGGCCACCTTTGTTTCATCCCTGGGCGTGGAATAAATTTTTGTAAGGGATCAGATGGCAAGGGGCTGTCAAAAGTTCTAGTTTTGGgatatattagagaacaagaggaagctgaTAGGAGAAGTAGCAAAGCAAAGACTGATCATCCTCTTGTCCATCCAAGCTCAATGTCTAAGAGGCCTTCTAGTAGCATTGGCTCCACAAGACCAGCTGGTTCACATCCTTTCATGCAAAACCCACCAGTTGATGCAGTAGAGAATCAGAATGTTGTGGCTTCacggaaaagaggcccattggattttgccttcaaaaatgaactgagagagattgcagattccaaaattggatgttgcctttatggcaatgggcttcctttcaaccttgttagatcaccttactttcgggacatggtgcatactctttgcaatacaccttctgattatgtttgtccagggtatgaaaaggtgagaaccaccttattggcaaaggagaaagcatccATAGAGTCACAGTTGAAggtcatcaaagatacatggcaggaaacaggtgtgaccattgtttctgatggatag
- the LOC131052280 gene encoding uncharacterized protein LOC131052280, with amino-acid sequence MVINSLWSVWKQSHTERALKVRALILSEKWWDDVEYVLNFTEPIMSMIRYADTDCPCLGEIYDGMDCMVEKIKEVINRKENDPTETFFKVVQKIVVDCWNKMTTPLHLLAFALTPKFYSAEMLATPRRVPPYRDAEVASGYRAAFKKIYQDEETRNIVMREFGQFVSAKNHDVVALNARYGMDADEWWYVHGQGSIYLQPLAIKLNSQVASSSSAERNWSTYSFIHSVKRNRLGAKKAEDLVYVHSNLHLLSHKDPEYSEGVTRNWDLAPECADLDATVAQLCQVSIDEAVMEFERDIASGSGIPFDIGSIDAEFEPLDDRGLGLDASDEDEYGI; translated from the exons atggtcatcaacagcttgtggagtgtatggaagcagtcccacacagaaagagctctaaaagtaagagcattgatccttagtgagaaatggtgggatgatgtggaatatgttttgaatttcactgagcccatcatgagcatgatcagGTATGCTGATACTGATTGCCCATGTTTGggcgagatttatgatggcatggattgcatggtggaaaaaataaaagaagtaataaatagaaaagaaaatgacccaacggaaacatttttcaaagttgtgcagaaaattgttgttgactgttggaacaagatgaccacccccttacatctcttagcatttgctttgacgccaaaattttatagtgcagagatgcttgcaacaccaaggagggtgccaccatatagagatgcagaggttgcttctggctatagggctgcctttaaaaagatatatcaagatgaggagacaagaaatattgtcatgagggagtttggccaatttgtatctgcaaaaaatcatgatgttgtagctcttaatgctagatatgggatggatgctgatgagtggtggtatgtacatggtcaaggctccatttacttgcagcctcttgcaattaaacttaactcccaa gttgcaagttcttcttcagctgagcggaattggagtacatactccttcatccactcagtcaaacgtaatcgtttgggtgcaaagaaagctgaggatttggtctacgtacactccaaccttcatttgttgtcacataaggaccctgaatatagtgagggtgtaacaaggaattgggatctagcccctgagtgtgctgatttagatgctacagttgcacaactttgccaagtctctatagacgaggcggttatggaatttgagagagacatagctagtgggagtggcattccatttgatattggttcaattgatgctgaatttgaaccacttgatgaccgTGGGCTTGGGCTGgatgcttcagatgaagatgaatatggaatttaa